The stretch of DNA CATCATCATCTTCGTCGGCTGCCATCAGCAACACTTGATCAAAGATTCTCGGTAGCTGAACCACTTGGTTTTTAACTTCTTGCATGGCAGCTCGCAACACATAAGCGCCCATGCTATGAGCAATCAGGTGTAATCGTTGGTTGCAAGGGGGCTGGGAGTTCTGATTAATTTTGTTAATAAAGTCAGCAAGTTTTAAGAAGGCACGGGCAAAGGCGACACCAGAAGCAGCTGCATCCAGGCGATCATTTTTGTAGGCAACGGCATCACGCGATCGCGGATTGGTCAACAGCAAGGAACCATCGGAGGGCCAGGAAAAGACACACATATTCAGCTTGAGGGGCTGTGCTGGATTGAGTGGGTCGTTGGCGGTCAGGACTTGGTGTAACCGAGCTGCATAGCTTAAGGCTCCATGAAAGGAGGTGTTGAAACCATGAATGAAGATGATGGTATCTTCGCCTATCTGAGCCATGTCTTGCTGAACTTGCTCAAATATAGTTTGGCTACCCAACACAGGCGGCTCGGCAAATAAATCCTCAGGAGCCACTCGAATCTGAAACTGATCAAATTCGGGGCCTGAGACTTCGGCTCGACCAAAGCGCAAATTTGCTAGACCGTCATCGCTAAAGTTACGACCAAAGTCATCAGGGTTTACGTCTCGATTAGGACGGCGGTTAGTAGCAAAATAAATTCTGGTCATATGCCTACTTCGAATTACTATTTTTGCAGCAGCTGATCTGTTCGCGATTATTGGGTTGAATTGAGAGTCATTGAGCAGCGTGCCTGCCAAAAATCAGACCATGATTCAGATTGCCATTGAAGAGATTACCCGTAGTTCTTAATACTTCAGTTATCTAAAGAAGATGGTTTCATAAAATCAGATTTTGTGGGGCGATCGCGATTTGAAAACAGCTTTAAAGAGTTGACGAGTGTTAGCAATCTATTGATAGAGCGTGTTATGAATCCTGTCTTGTTTCACTTGGCTTTTCCAGTGACTGACATTGCCCAGACCAAAGTCTTTTATGCAGATGGGCTGGGTTGTACGGTGGGACGCGAGAATGCAACCTCCGTGATCCTCAATTTATATGGGCATCAATTGGTGGCTCACACAACTTCAGAACTGCTCACACCGCAACGGGGCATTTATCCTAGGCATTTTGGGTTGGTGTTTACCTCAGAGTCCGACTGGGAAGAACTGCTAGAGCGATCGCAACAACGACAATTGCGTTTTTACCAAGAACCAAAGCGCCGTTTCCCCGGTCTGCCTCTAGAACACCGCACCTTCTTTCTCGAAGATCCCTTTCACAATCTGCTGGAATTTAAGTTCTACTGCCATCCAGCGGCAATTTTTGGCGATCGCGACTTTGCTCAAGTGGGCGATCGCTAGAGATAGAAACCTGGAGGGGAGTTTGGAGGCAGGAAGCCACAGCTTGCAAACTCTGGGGATGAGACACCATCCAAGCATGGCTCGGCACCCAAACTGGCACACTTTGTCCTATAGGCATGAGTGAACTATTGGCGGGCACAATCATCAAGTCTAGAGGGGTCCAAATGGAGGTGAAATCAAGCCGACTTAACACCTCAGTATCCTGATTTAAGTCTTGCAAAAAAGCACTTCCAGGTCGCATTTGTCTACAACCAGGCCGCTCGGAGCCATAGGCGATCCAAGTCCCCTGGTGGGGTGAAGCAATGGTGACAAAACGTTTAACTTGGGCAATTCCGCCTAGGCGCTGTACATAGTAACGGCTAACAATGCCACCCATACTAAAGCCAACTAAATCAAAGGGTTGTTCTGGAGCAAAGGTGCTAGCTACATAATTAGAAACTTGGGCCGCTAGATATTCCAAGCCTAAGTGACCGTTGTTAGGGGTTAAGCTAAGACTGTGGACTGAGTAACCTAATCGCGTTAAGTAACGAGACATGGAGTGGAAGACGGCTTCGGTGTCGTTAATGCCGTGAATTAGCAACACTGGATGGCGAAAACCCATGCAACTCCCTTACGTTTTCTGTTTGCATCTCTAGCTTAGACAGAGGCGATCGCGATTTTGAGCTTTGTTTAGGACAGCTGATTGACTGGCTAAAAGCAAACGCTAAAACCAGAGGGTCAATTCTGCAAAACAGGTCTGCATAATAAGTCTGCAAAACAAGATAAAAGTCTACAAAGCAGTGTGGTTCAAGGTAGCGTCTTCGGAGTGAGTATTTGTACCTCCTATGCTGTCAATAAACTTTTGTAAATTAATGTTGAGTAATCTTGTGTTTGTGAGTAGGAAAATTTCATAATTTTCTTAATTGAACTAGTTAGATCAAGTAGCTGGAAGTCTCGGCTAGCTTTAATCTTTCAGGCTTTCACTTAACTCATTAAGACCAACGCTAGGAGCGGGTATCATGTTCGGTTTTATTAAGAAACTAATTAATGGAATTTTGGCCTTTGTAACTGGCTTGTTTAGCAAGAAGTCAGCCGCCGACGCGCCCAGTGCTGTGCCACAGCCTAAGCGGAATTCAGGCTATTTCATGGAATTAGATGACTCTCCAGCCAACGGGCAAACTGCCAAGATTGAAGCTGCAAAAGCTGAGCCCGCGAAAGCCCAACCTGCCAAGATTGAGGCTGCCAAGGTAGAAGCTCCCAAAGCGCCAGAGCCCGCTGCTCAACCTGGAAAAGCTGAAGCCAGAAAGGCTGCTAGGGCTGAGGCTACGAAAAATGAGGCAACACCTGCTCCTGCTCAGCCCGCTCCTGCCCCTGTAACCAACAACCAGAACGGTCAAAAGTCTTCTGAACCCGCGATCGCGTTCTCTAGCTTTGGCGATCGCCGTCGTCCTGGTCCTAATATGAGTTCCTTCTTGGATATGGCTCGTCAAGTTAAAGTTCCTACCTAATGAGTAGGTTTGGAGGCTCTCCTCCTCTAACTGCCTGTTTTAACTTGTCTTTTCTAATTCGACTGTAAAAATACCAGAGCGCTATAGAGCTGAAAGGCAGGGTCCCAATGGGTCTCTGCTTTTCTTTCTATGTCGATTTGCGCTTTGATGCGGCTTAAGGGGGGAATATGATCTACTGTGGTTTCGGCAAAGCCCGTAAAATCTGACCAAACTTCTAAGTTGGGCAATTTTTGATTGAGGAAATCGATCAGGTGGTTCCAGTTGATCCGAGTGGTGGTTTGGGGAGTCACTTGCTCGGCGATCGCGGCGTCTTCTTGAAACAGGTAGTTGCTATCACAGAACCGTAAGATGGATTGGCGTCCGGGAATATGCAAGTCCCAAATATGGGCGTAATCTTGCGTTTGCTCTTTCCATTGCAACTTGCCCCAAGCTCCTTGATCAATCACATCTCCAAAAATAGGCAGGAGTCCTTCAACCCGCCGCGTCACTTCTGACCACTCGAAGGTCAAGGAACCCACCTGATCGAATTCGTTTTGACAAACGACGGTGATCTGGGGTGCAACTGATTGAAAGTGTAGGACGCGAAAGATCCGTAGTTTTTCAACTGCCGCTAAAGACACCCAGAAGGCGGGAATCTGAGCGCTCCCTAGCTCTTGGCCGTAGACTTGTAGTTCTCCAATTGGGCCAGTGCGGTACAGTTGCCAACTGCGGCTGGGGAGTTGCATCCGGGCCGTATAAGCATCTAGCTTCATGATGCGGGCAAAGTTTTGAGCTGCGACGTTTCTGGCTTCCCCGGTTACTGGAGCGAGCATCAAAAAGCCGAGTTCGGTGTTGGCAGGGTCAGTCGTTGCCTCGGCGATCGCTTGTTGCCGTTGGGCTTTCACAATCGCTTCCACCCGTTGCATGCCTTGTCGAGCTTGTGTTGCCACTTTAGGATGCAGTGAGTTGCGCAGGAGCTGGCGATAAACGGATTCAGCCGCGTCTAGTTTGCCAGAGACTTCATGTAGCCGTCCGATATATAACTGCACCCAAGGATTTTCTGGCATCCGTTGTCGCAGAGCCTTAAGTAATTGGGCGGCAGTGCGATAGTCCTTGCTGTCAAAGGCAGCCGCTACTTGTTCCAGCTCAGTCATAATTTCTTTAGTTCACCCTGGCAAATTGGTGGAGATGGGACTCGGATTGGCTTCAGTCACAGCAGCCATTAAAGAGAGTGCGACTAAGGGAGCGGTGACAGCCCTGAGAATGCGCTGCCCCAAAGACACAGGTTGATATCCTAGCGCGATCGCTTGCTCAACTTCCCTCTCTGTCCAGCCGCCTTCCGGTCCAGTCACAATTACCATTGAGGATAGCGCAGACAACCGTGGTTGCTGGTCGGTAAACCCAAAATCTCTCTGTAAGCAGTTCAATAGATGGGGCGCATCGTACCGAGTGACGCAAAAGTAGCCAATGGCTGGAGGTGTGTCTGGGGTGGTTGCTCGTAACTCTTGTAGTTGTGTCAGCAAGGAAACGGGTTCTAGGAGCGTAGGCACAACTTGTCGCTCAGACTGCTCCGCTGCTTCTTGGGCAATACGCCGCCAGCGTTCTAGTTTTTGGGGGCTAGGGTGGAGTAAGGTGCGATCGCTAATCACAGGAGCAATACAGCTAATGCCGAGTTCGGTGGCTTGCCGCACCACTTCATCAAATCCACTGCCTTTCGGTAAAGCTATGACTAGTGTGATTGCAGTAGATAACTCAGTATCAACGCTCAAAGTTTGAACAATCTGCGCTTGCAGAGCTTGGTCTTGGCTCTCTAATAGTTCAGCTAACCACCACTGGCCTTGACCATTCATCGCAATAAAGCGATCGCCACAACGGAGCCGCAAAACTCGGCTCAAATAATGCTGTTGCTCTGCGCTTAAGCTAATTTGCTCTCCATGTAGTTGAGTGGGCGCGATCGCCAATCGTTGCAACTCAGGCAAGTGATACTCCTAGGCCGACTTTTCTATCCTGTCTATCCTGACATTGAGTGTTCTGATTCATCTAGGGTTGGGTCTACCTTTTTCACAGGTCAAAGGCTTCTAGAGCCGCTCGATCTCAACAAACAAATACTTAAGCCTTTTTTTATCAAAGCTTTTGATTACAGTGAATCTACAGCAGGTTTTTACCTAATCAGATGAGCTAATGCGAACTCTAAAAGAAGCGATGTGGTTGATTTCTAAATGACTTCCGTACGATTACGGGTGTACCCAAAGGGTTGATCGAACAAAGTTTGAGATAGGATAGCAGCCCTTAAATTCCTACAGTTTAAACCCTGCGATTCAATTTTTTCGATAAAGAAAACTACTAAAAACCTTTTTTCTTTTGGGTGATCTTAGGCGTTGAGTCTTGCCCATTATCTATAGCAATCCTAAATGGATTGGAAACAGGGGGTGGGGGCGAAGTCCCCACACAAGGGTTTTACCCTTGCACCCCATTGAAGAATCAAAAAGGATTGCTATAGCAGACTAACTAATGCTTCAAAAACTAGATTTTTGAAATCAGAACAATAAATTTTATGTGGGAATTCTTTAGCAGTTTTTTATTTTCTGATCAATTTATTCCGCATGGGCACTGTTACCTGTGGCGACCGGGCTTAGTCTGGCTCCATGTAGTCTCAGATTTAGCGATCGCCCTAGCTTATTATTCAATTCCGATTTCGTTGGTCTACTTTATCCGGAAGCGGCGCGATGTTCCCTTCCCGTGGATATTTTTACTGTTTGGAGCCTTCATCATCGCTTGTGGAACGACACACATTTTGGAAGTTTGGACGCTTTGGCATCCAACTTACTGGGTATCTGGCACCGTTAAGGCGTTCACAGCCACCATATCTCTCTTCACCGCTCTAGAGTTGGGGCCATTAATCCCAAAAGTTCTGGCTTTACCGAGTCCTGCTCAGCTAGAAGCAACTAACCGAGAATTAGAGCAGCAGATTCTAGAACGTCAGCAAGCCGAGGCAGTTCTAGCTAGGCAGGCAGCGATGCTCCAGAAGCAAGCTCAATTACTGGATCTAGCACATGACACCATCTTGGTGAGAGCGTGGAATGGTGCTATCACCTTCTGGAACCAGGGCGCAGAAGAAATGTATGGGTGGTCAAAAGCAGAAGCTTTATCTTGTGGTTCACACACTTTGTTAAAAACAGAGTTTCCTCAACCGCTAGCGGAGATTGAAGCTCAGTTGCTACGGGAGAATCGTTGGGAAGGGGAACTGTGCCATACCAAAAAAGATGGCAGTCAGTTAGTTGTGGCGAGTCGTTGGGCTTTGCAAAGAGATGAAAATGGCAATCCTGTTGCTGTTCTAGAAATCAATAACGATATTACCGATCGCAAGCAAGCTGAGTTAGCGCTTCAAGCCGCTCATAACGAGCTAGAAATTCGGGTAACCGAAAGAACCACAGCCCTAGCTCAGGCCAACAAAGAACTGCGACTAGAAATCGTAGAACGACAACGGATAGAGGCAACCTTGCGAGATAGTGAGCAGCGGTTTCGGGCAACTTTTGAACAAGCTGCGGTCGGGATTGCCCA from Trichocoleus desertorum ATA4-8-CV12 encodes:
- a CDS encoding alpha/beta fold hydrolase, whose product is MTRIYFATNRRPNRDVNPDDFGRNFSDDGLANLRFGRAEVSGPEFDQFQIRVAPEDLFAEPPVLGSQTIFEQVQQDMAQIGEDTIIFIHGFNTSFHGALSYAARLHQVLTANDPLNPAQPLKLNMCVFSWPSDGSLLLTNPRSRDAVAYKNDRLDAAASGVAFARAFLKLADFINKINQNSQPPCNQRLHLIAHSMGAYVLRAAMQEVKNQVVQLPRIFDQVLLMAADEDDDAFDLDYKLFSLPRITRRTSVYFNRNDLALWASDTLKGNPPRLGTDGPMQPRSLPRNVYPIDCTDIISRITDPAEHGYFVTVPRVVTDMRQVIRNQIPDEIRGRRYIPETNRYRLLMGLDPQNR
- a CDS encoding triacylglycerol lipase, with protein sequence MGFRHPVLLIHGINDTEAVFHSMSRYLTRLGYSVHSLSLTPNNGHLGLEYLAAQVSNYVASTFAPEQPFDLVGFSMGGIVSRYYVQRLGGIAQVKRFVTIASPHQGTWIAYGSERPGCRQMRPGSAFLQDLNQDTEVLSRLDFTSIWTPLDLMIVPANSSLMPIGQSVPVWVPSHAWMVSHPQSLQAVASCLQTPLQVSISSDRPLEQSRDRQKLPLDGSRT
- a CDS encoding tetratricopeptide repeat protein, with translation MTELEQVAAAFDSKDYRTAAQLLKALRQRMPENPWVQLYIGRLHEVSGKLDAAESVYRQLLRNSLHPKVATQARQGMQRVEAIVKAQRQQAIAEATTDPANTELGFLMLAPVTGEARNVAAQNFARIMKLDAYTARMQLPSRSWQLYRTGPIGELQVYGQELGSAQIPAFWVSLAAVEKLRIFRVLHFQSVAPQITVVCQNEFDQVGSLTFEWSEVTRRVEGLLPIFGDVIDQGAWGKLQWKEQTQDYAHIWDLHIPGRQSILRFCDSNYLFQEDAAIAEQVTPQTTTRINWNHLIDFLNQKLPNLEVWSDFTGFAETTVDHIPPLSRIKAQIDIERKAETHWDPAFQLYSALVFLQSN
- a CDS encoding 16S rRNA (uracil(1498)-N(3))-methyltransferase is translated as MPELQRLAIAPTQLHGEQISLSAEQQHYLSRVLRLRCGDRFIAMNGQGQWWLAELLESQDQALQAQIVQTLSVDTELSTAITLVIALPKGSGFDEVVRQATELGISCIAPVISDRTLLHPSPQKLERWRRIAQEAAEQSERQVVPTLLEPVSLLTQLQELRATTPDTPPAIGYFCVTRYDAPHLLNCLQRDFGFTDQQPRLSALSSMVIVTGPEGGWTEREVEQAIALGYQPVSLGQRILRAVTAPLVALSLMAAVTEANPSPISTNLPG
- a CDS encoding VOC family protein, which translates into the protein MNPVLFHLAFPVTDIAQTKVFYADGLGCTVGRENATSVILNLYGHQLVAHTTSELLTPQRGIYPRHFGLVFTSESDWEELLERSQQRQLRFYQEPKRRFPGLPLEHRTFFLEDPFHNLLEFKFYCHPAAIFGDRDFAQVGDR